A genomic segment from Neodiprion lecontei isolate iyNeoLeco1 chromosome 1, iyNeoLeco1.1, whole genome shotgun sequence encodes:
- the LOC107216653 gene encoding dnaJ homolog subfamily C member 13 isoform X3 has protein sequence MGITTYNPGNLEVTNKWAYSDFISLQPTNKSQTGLYEFSITMRKERKVDTMRFSSEYRLQLLTEALKFRNQFAEKPKEILRYQAYKHHWSDTRLPVVLEVTPFSLDQLDPATNMLLASYCYKDFEGLATMKDYPGGFVIVCGGFGRLHLFASHQIEEIKKKMLESALNNLGINIKVLKEQIILDDFLTQRLGKFSGDEHITSVSEFTVHKLSSRHPDPQRRTLCLSDTCLVERDPQTYSICTLRPLSDIFTLVRDNSNPQLFTIQYLNGQMRSYTTTDRDSLLASLLDGVRASGNRDVHVKMYPISRGKRLGPLNLPVDEEVETSHVKFLQQPPGNKSFSEMLERFNANAPYNGLHYSTSQDDNKPLDWTVTTLQLQVHRVTNDYLQGLFTENKDKVILGALNALVSKELETNSEVEAQFHALRRLVASKVGFTAFTTLPGFREAIGNKVVKALKRQDCGVTQAAMDCICALMQPMHEDCDLRQEQLNKSSLLSSTKFLDSLLDMWISHVNHGTGALVVSAMLDFLTFALCVPYSETTDGKHFDNLLEMVAARGRSLFRLFQHPSLAVVKGAGLVMRAIIEEGAPEIAAKMQELALAEGALPRHLLNSLFTLGSDGRLLTHRQLCRHLVGLWVTGHPTAMGLLKRIMPVGLLNYLDSEETVPDSFLEEERLNNRDNLKIAIDHASKNRKSPQWIAIERQMRVLERHVENALQHWGARVGIERREKIKERPIVLRKRRERIKSEANWKLFYYKFNQDHALPNLIWNHKTREELRTALENEIRAFSSDKDLSGGTLIAWNHREFEVQYHSLSDEVKIGDYYLRLLLEKEDSPDSPIRKSYEFFNDLYHRFLLTTKIEMKCLCLQAMTIVYGRYFEDIGPFSDTKYIVGMLERCSDRMERDRLVMFINKLILHRRNVKDIMDQNGVRTLVDLLTLAHLHTSRAVVPTQTNVLEAGPDQERVMEKEWYYNDGDQRKGPICITELKKLYAAGKINNKTKVWAQGLDGWRMVMQVPQLKWTLVAKGSPVINESELATLVLNILIKMCEYFPSRDADDAIIRPLPRVKRLLSDPQCMPHVVQLLLTFDPVLVERVSTLLCEVMKDNPDVSKIYLTGIFFFILMYTGSNVLPVARFLQLTHTKQAFRGDENTASDIMQRSILGQLLPDAMVSYLENHGAEKFAQIFLGDFDTPEAIWNAEMRRMLIEKVAAHIADFSPRLRSHTLARYQYIPIPAIRYPQLENELFCQIFYLRHLCDTNKFPQWPIPDPVRLLKDVLDAWKKEVEKKPPVMTVDDAYRVLGLAGGKQHNEATVRKSYYKLAQMYHPDKNPDGRDKFEAVNQAYEFLCSRSCWTADGPNPDNIVLILRTQSILFHRYADELQPYKYAGYPQLIKTIKFETNDDQLFSKSAPLLAAASELAYHTVHCSALNAEELRREGGLEVMLEAYSRCVSVLNNSSKPNDVAVQVCTHITRCFAVAGLFRGCREKMVELPQLVRDLCRLLYFKHLTKLCSVATECVSSLATDSVLQMQLLQSGALWHLLLFMFNYDYTLEEGGVKRSQDENRQEVANNLAKLAVRACARLGGYMTGDNETPVNPVTVAALESTLTLYLARQLGKEKPEEILKILNSNCSNPYLIWDNGTRAELNEYLESKRQERLSGNGDFEHDFTEFKYTAHSSELIIGEIFVKIYNEQPTFPIENPKGFTIDLLDFLSKSAAYLASVGSVALLKKDQEKLRHIVISLDALKNVIKNNPGVEMQCIGHFKLLFELLSCNSFKPIQKGALEVINNVTKNQECVNDIAANEVVVHLLLCLHSLTECQLLTLETLYALMSTTKIVKDALTKGAVVYILDLFCNSNNTQIREAAADLLAKMSSDKLAGPKVKLDLSKFLPRLFSEAIRDAPKQCVHMFESRHENPELIWDDDSKNRVSRIVSEMKEEHYAAQRVNPNTNLKLPEMQTNIDIGTNEPVVAGVYLRLFIASPTWALRKPKEFLSELMDTTLILMSKEKTDTDLLELAAQALVCLLQAQPALADQVPSLGHIPKLCRQMSVPNSQPAVYKAAILILHQLAASEICITSICQTECISPLKYAMQSRKDMIAIACEALNRLFSTNEDRLVKQALEAQMVPYLLTLLEGRLDTIDNPGTTKAQIVKALKAMTRSLLLGEKITAILDKSSVWAEYKDQMHDLFISNTPTAGYLTAGVPVSAGYLTAGPSATLPTGPPPVDKEDNVINRNDNI, from the exons ATGGGTATTACAACATATAATCCCGGCAATCTCGAGGTTACTAATAAGTGGGCATATTCAGATTTTATCAGCCTACAGCCGACAAATAAAAGTCAGACTGGCCTGTATGAGTTTAGTATCACGATGCGCAAGGAACGAAAAGTAGATACTATGAGATTCAGCTCTGAGTACAGGTTACAACTTTTGACTGAGGCtttgaaattcagaaatcAATTTGCAGAAAAACCAAAGGAGATTTTG agaTACCAAGCTTATAAGCATCATTGGTCGGATACGAGATTGCCCGTGGTCCTTGAGGTGACACCATTTAGTCTTGACCAGTTGGATCCTGCCACAAACATGTTATTGGCTAGCTATTGTTACAAGGATTTTGAAGGCCTTGCTACAATGAAAGACTACCCAGGTGGCTTTGTGATAGTATGTGGGGGCTTTGGACGTCTGCACCTATTTGCCTCGCATCAAATTgaagagataaagaaaaaaatgctgGAATCGGCACTAAATAACTTGGGAATCAATATAAAAGTATTGAAAGAACAAATAATCCTCGACGATTTTCTCACTCAAAGACTGGGAAAGTTCAGTGGCGATGAGCACATAACCAGTGTATCGGAGTTCACTGTTCACAAGCTGTCATCCAGGCACCCGGATCCTCAACGAAGAACATTATGCCTTTCAGATACTTGCCTTGTTGAAAGAGACCCTCAGACGTATAGCATTTGCACCCTCAGACCATTGTCTGATATTTTTACTCTGGTTCGAGATAATTCAAATCCGCAATTGTTCACGATACAGTACCTGAATGGTCAAATGCGGAGTTACACAACCACTGACAGGGATTCTTTACTCGCTTCTTTACTAGATGGTGTTAGGGCATCTGGGAACAGAGATGTTCATGTTAAAATGTATCCTATATCTCGTGGCAAGAGACTTGGTCCATTGAACCTGCCTGTCGATGAAGAAGTCGAGACTTCtcatgtaaaatttttgcaacaaccACCCGGGAATAAATCATTCTCCGAGATGTTGGAAAGATTCAATGCAAACGCTCCATACAACGGGCTACACTATTCCACCTCCCAAGAT GATAATAAACCGCTTGATTGGACTGTAACTACGTTACAACTTCAAGTCCACAGGGTTACAAATGACTATTTACAGGGCCTATTTACCGAGAACAAAGACAAGGTAATTCTCGGCGCCCTGAATGCTTTAGTGAGCAAGGAACTGGAAACTAATAGCGAAGTCGAGGCGCAGTTTCATGCCCTAAGAAGGCTAGTTGCAAGCAAAGTTGGTTTCACAGCGTTCACAACGTTGCCAGGCTTTAGAGAAGCCATTGGGAATAAAGTTGTCAAAGCATTGAAGCGACAAGATTGTGGAGTGACGCAAGCTGCAATGGATTGTATTTGTGCTCTCATGCAGCCCATGCACGAAGACTGTGACTTAAGACAAGAACAATTGAACAAAAGCAGTCTACTCAGTAGTACCAAGTTCCTTGACAGTCTTCTAGATATGTGGATCAGTCACGTT aatCATGGCACAGGAGCTCTTGTGGTTTCTGCCATGTTGGATTTCCTAACATTCGCGCTCTGTGTACCATACAGCGAAACAACAGATGGCAAACACTTTGATAATTTACTGGAAATGGTCGCTGCTAGGGGTAGATCGTTGTTTCGACTGTTTCAACATCCTTCGTTAGCAGTTGTCAAAGGAGCAGGGCTCGTGATGCGGGCTATAATTGAGGAAGGAGCACCAGAAATTGCAGCAAAAATGCAAGAATTGGCACTAGCCGAGGGCGCTTTGCCGAGACATCTGTTGAATAGCTTATTCACTCTAGGCAGTGATGGCAGACTTTTGACACATCGACAATTGTGCCGACATTTGGTGGGCTTGTGGGTCACCGGACACCCTACTGCGATGGGGTTACTAAAGAGAATAATG CCAGTTGGTTTGCTGAATTATCTGGATTCAGAGGAGACAGTGCCGGATTCTTTTCTGGAAGAAGAACGATTGAATAATcgtgataatttaaaaattgcgaTCGATCATGCctcgaaaaacagaaaaagtcCACAATGGATAGCCATTGAGCGTCAAATGCGAGTACTTGAAAGGCATGTGGAAAACGCCCTTCAACACTGGGGTGCTAGAGTGGGTATCGAGcggcgtgaaaaaattaaagaacgACCGATTGTGCTGAGAAAGCGTAGAGAACGGATTAAGTCCGAAGCAAATTGGAAgctattttattacaaatttaatcAAGATCATGCGCTGCCGAATTTAATCTGGAACCACAAAACACGAGAGGAGTTGAGAACCGCTTTGGAAAACGAAATAAGAGCTTTCAGCTCTGACAAGGATTTGTCGGGTGGCACTTTGATAGCCTGGAATCACAGAGAATTCGAAGTACAGTATCATTCTTTGTCCGACGAAGTGAAAATTGGTGATTATTATCTCCGACTGCTATTAGAGAAGGAAGACAGTCCTGATAGCCCTATAAGGAAGTC gtatgaatttttcaacgactTGTATCATAGATTCCTGTTGactacaaaaattgaaatgaagtGCCTTTGCCTGCAAGCAATGACTATCGTGTACGGTCGATATTTTGAAGACATTGGCCCTTTTTCCGACACTAAGTACATAGTTGGTATGCTTGAACGGTGTTCAGATAGGATGGAGCGTGATCGGTTAGTTATGTTTATAAATAAGCTGATACTACATCGGAGAAATGTTAAAGATATTATGGACCAAAATGGCGTTAGAACTCTGGTCGATCTCTTGACATTGGCTCACTTGCACACGTCGCGTGCTGTTGTTCCGACTCAGACGAATGTCCTAGAGGCAGGACCAGATCAAGAAAGGGTCATGGAGAAAGAATGGTACTACAATGACGGAGACCAGCGAAAAGGTCCAATTTGCATCActgaattgaagaaattatatGCAGCTGGTAAAATTAACAACAAAACTAAGGTCTGGGCACAGGGGTTAGATGGTTGGCGAATGGTGATGCAAGTTCCTCAGTTGAAGTGGACTTTAGTTGCCAAAGGCAGTCCAGTAATAAATGAAAGCGAATTGGCAACCCTAGTTTTGAACATTCTCATCAAAATGTGCGAATACTTTCCAAGTCGCGATGCTGATGATGCTATAATTCGGCCACTGCCTCGCGTTAAAAGGCTACTTTCCGATCCTCAGTGTATGCCACATGTAGTTCAGTTACTCTTGACTTTCGATCCAGTCTTAGTAGAGAGAGTATCGACTTTGCTATGCGAAGTGATGAAGGATAATCCAGACGTGTCAAAAATCTATCTAACGGGaatctttttcttcatattgATGTATACTGGGTCCAACGTTCTACCGGTTGCAAGATTTTTGCAGCTGACGCACACCAAACAGGCGTTTAGGGGTGATGAA AACACAGCATCTGACATAATGCAGAGGAGTATATTGGGCCAGCTTTTGCCAGATGCTATGGTTAGCTACCTTGAGAATCACGGAGCAGAAAAGTTTGCACAGATATTTTTGGGTGACTTTGACACACCAGAAGCCATCTGGAATGCTGAAATGCGCAGGATGTTAATAGAAAAAGTCGCTGCGCATATAGCAGACTTCTCGCCTAGGCTACGAAGCCACACACTGGCTCGCTACCAATACATCCCTATACCAGCTATAAGATATCCTCAGCTTGAGAATGAACTGTTCTGTCAAATATTTTACCTCAGGCATCTTTGTGATACAAACAAATTTCCCCAGTGGCCGATACCTGACCCT GTAAGGTTGCTGAAAGATGTGTTGGATGCATGGAAAAAGGAGGTGGAAAAAAAGCCACCGGTGATGACAGTGGACGATGCCTACAGAGTTTTGGGATTAGCCGGTGGGAAACAGCACAATGAAGCTACTGTGCGAAAGTCTTATTATAAACTAGCACAAATGTATCATCCAGATAAAAATCCTGATGGCAGG GATAAATTCGAAGCTGTTAATCAAGCATACGAATTCCTGTGTAGCCGTAGCTGTTGGACCGCGGATGGTCCAAACCCGGATAACATTGTTCTCATCCTTCGAACGCAGAGTATTCTGTTCCATCGATACGCCGATGAGCTTCAGCCGTACAAATACGCGGGTTACCCACAACTGATTAAGACAATAAAGTTTGAGACCAATGATGATCAATTGTTCTCAAAGTCTGCACCTCTCCTGGCCGCAGCAAGCGAACTTGCCTATCATACCGTTCACTGTTCTGCTTTAAATGCCGAAGAATTGAGGAGAGAAGGTGGCCTGGAAGTTATGTTAGAAGCATATTCAAGATGCGTTTCAGTCTTAAATAACTCAAGTAAACCCAATGACGTCGCTGTTCAAGTTTGTACACATATCACAAGATGCTTTGCTGTTGCCGGGTTGTTCAGAGGGTGTAGAGAAAAGATGGTCGAGTTGCCTCAATTGGTCAGGGATCTCTGCAGGCTCTTATATTTCAAG CATTTAACGAAACTCTGCTCTGTGGCAACGGAGTGTGTATCATCCTTAGCAACCGATAGCGTGCTCCAGATGCAGTTGCTGCAGTCGGGAGCACTGTGGCATTTGCTCCTCTTCATGTTCAACTACGATTACACGTTGGAGGAAGGTGGCGTGAAAAGAAGTCAGGATGAAAATCGGCAAGAAGTTGCAAACAACTTGGCTAAGCTTGCGGTGAGGGCATGTGCTAGGCTGGGTGGCTATATGACTGGCGATAATGAAACACCAGTTAATCCCGTTACTGTGGCTGCGCTGGAAAGCACCCTCACCCTGTATCTGGCCCGTCAGCTTGGCAAGGAAAAACCTGAAGAAATCCTGAAAATTCTCAATTCAAATTGCTCAAATCCGTATTTGATATGGGACAACGGTACCAGGGCAGAACTAAATGAGTACTTAGAATCAAAGCGGCAAGAAAGACTGAGTGGCAATGGAGACTTTGAACATGATTTCACTGAGTTTAAATATACGGCGCATAGCAGTGAACTTATAATTGGGGAAATCtttgttaaaatttataatgaacAGCCAACGTTCCCAATTGAG aatccgaAGGGTTTTACAATAGACCTCCTCGACTTTCTCTCCAAGTCTGCTGCTTATTTAGCTTCTGTCGGAAGTGTTGCATTGTTAAAGAAGGATCAGGAAAAATTGAGGCATATCGTAATATCCCTTGACGCTctaaaaaatgtgataaaaaataatcccgGTGTAGAAATGCAGTGCATTGGTCACTTCAAGTTACTTTTTGAACTGTTGAGTTGCAACAGCTTCAAGCCAATCCAAAAGGGAGCTCTGGAAGTTATTAATAATGTCACTAAAAATCAAGAGTGCGTCAACGATATTGCCGCTAATGAGGTAGTGGTGCATTTACTTTTGTGCCTGCACAGTTTGACCGAGTGCCAGCTTCTGACCTTGGAAACATTGTACGCCTTGATGAGTACTACGAAAATAGTAAAAGATGCTTTGACCAAAG GTGCTGTTGTGTACAttcttgatttattttgcAACTCCAACAATACCCAAATACGTGAAGCCGCTGCCGATTTACTGGCTAAAATGTCTTCCGACAAGTTAGCTGGGCCAAAAGTAAAGCTCGATTTATCGAAATTCTTGCCACGGTTGTTCAGCGAGGCAATCCGAGATGCGCCTAAGCAATGTGTACATATGTTCGAATCTAGACATGAGAATCCAGAGTTAATTTGGGATGACGACTCAAAGAACAGAGTTTCCAGAATTGTTTCCGAGATGAAAGAAGA ACACTATGCAGCCCAGAGAGTGAATCCAAATACAAATCTGAAGTTGCCTGAAATGCAGACTAACATAGATATCGGAACTAATGAACCTGTGGTAGCTGGAGTTTACCTCAGATTATTTATAGCCAGTCCTACATGGGCCCTCAGAAAACCTAAAGAGTTTTTGAGCGAGCTGATGGATACGACATTGATTCTAATGTCAAAGGAAAAAACTGAC ACCGATTTGCTAGAGTTAGCTGCGCAAGCTTTGGTGTGCTTGTTGCAAGCTCAGCCAGCGTTGGCTGATCAGGTTCCATCTCTAGGCCATATACCAAAGTTATGTCGACAAATGTCTGTTCCCAATAGTCAACCGGCCGTCTACAAAGCTGCCATATTAATATTGCACCAATTAGCCGCTAGTGAG ataTGTATAACATCAATATGTCAGACAGAGTGTATAAGTCCTCTAAAGTATGCAATGCAATCGAGGAAAGACATGATAGCCATAGCTTGCGAGGCATTAAACAGATTATTCTCAACGAACGAGGACAGGCTTGTGAAGCAG GCATTAGAAGCACAGATGGTCCCGTACCTTTTGACACTTTTGGAGGGTAGATTAGACACCATTGATAATCCTGGCACGACAAAGGCTCAAATAGTGAAGGCCTTGAAAGCAATGACACGGAGTCTGTTGctgggtgaaaaaattacagcgatattagacaaATCCTCTGTTTGGGCAGAGTACAAAGACCAGATGCACGATTTGTTTATATCCAACACACCCACTGCGGGTTATTTGACTG CTGGTGTACCGGTGTCTGCGGGTTATCTAACTGCAGGACCAAGTGCCACACTTCCCACGGGACCCCCACCAGTCGACAAAGAAGACAATGTGATTAATAGGAACGATAACATTTGA